From Methanococcus maripaludis, the proteins below share one genomic window:
- a CDS encoding valine--tRNA ligase: MEIKEEYSVELEKKVQEKWEDEKTFKFLDDEKRPPYIIDTPPPYPTGRMHLGHGLNWTYMDIIARFKRMNGYDVLFPQGWDCHGLPTEVKVEELNNITKSDIDRHEFRRLCVELTDENVEKMRGQVRSLGISIDWDREYITMNPDYVRKSQTAFLKMYEKGLIYRGKHPVNWCPRCETAIAFAEVEYQGRTSKLNYIKFPYAENSEKYLEIATSRPELMAACVGIVVHPEDERYSDVVGKTVKVPLFNQEVNVYPDSDVEKEFGTGVVMVCTFGDKTDVTWVNRHKLEVKKAINEKGQLTEICGKYAGKKSDDARKEIISDLISENYMIKQEPLEQNVGSCWRCKTPIEIIVGDQWFVNVTKLLNEVENAANEISWVPEHMKARLMKWIEDMGWDWCISRQRLFATPIPVWYCKDCGEVIVAKPEDLPIDPTKESPYTCKCGNSDLVAETDVLDTWMDSSITPLVIAGWLEDEEFFKKHYPVQLRPQGHDIIRTWAFYTMVRSLAITGEKPWDEIVINGMVFGEDGFKMSKSRGNVVEPGEITKTYGADALRLWASNSTIGKDVPFAWKEVEYGGRFLRKIWNACKFAKMNISDETISKLKSLKSISIENPVDLWILSKLNNLISKVSEDLGNYKINTVVEIQKFLWHEFCDNYIEMVKHRLYNKEESESAQQEKLMAQHTLYKVITESVKLLTPFTPHFAEIVGEIYEIDDLHTSWPFADESLISLENEFVGEVAKNTVASIRRYKSNKGMPLNSELNKVEMYVSDKKDFDALSKVSKDVKKSLKIKELELNLGKPLLEQKISEVTPNKSKIGPEFKKDAGKVTAFIKEADAETIEKILSEGIETEFGALNKEHIKEVKRAIYNKGEIVETADIDSLIDTIAIIQ, encoded by the coding sequence ATGGAAATAAAAGAAGAATATTCAGTAGAACTTGAAAAAAAAGTTCAGGAAAAATGGGAAGATGAAAAAACGTTCAAATTTTTAGATGATGAAAAAAGACCTCCTTACATCATCGATACTCCACCACCATACCCAACAGGTAGAATGCACCTTGGACACGGCCTTAACTGGACATACATGGACATTATTGCGAGATTTAAAAGAATGAATGGATACGACGTGCTTTTTCCCCAAGGTTGGGATTGCCACGGACTTCCAACAGAAGTTAAAGTTGAAGAATTGAACAATATCACAAAGTCCGACATAGACAGACATGAATTTAGAAGACTCTGTGTAGAATTAACCGATGAAAACGTAGAAAAAATGAGAGGCCAAGTCAGATCCCTTGGAATCTCAATTGACTGGGATAGAGAATACATTACAATGAATCCAGACTACGTTAGAAAATCACAGACTGCATTTTTAAAAATGTACGAAAAAGGTTTAATCTACAGGGGAAAACACCCTGTAAACTGGTGTCCTAGATGTGAAACAGCGATTGCATTTGCTGAAGTGGAATATCAAGGAAGAACTTCAAAATTAAACTACATAAAATTCCCATATGCAGAAAATAGTGAAAAATACCTTGAAATTGCAACTTCAAGACCTGAATTAATGGCTGCATGTGTTGGAATTGTAGTTCATCCTGAAGATGAAAGATACAGCGACGTTGTTGGAAAAACCGTAAAAGTACCATTATTTAATCAGGAAGTTAATGTGTACCCAGATTCCGATGTTGAAAAAGAATTCGGTACTGGAGTTGTAATGGTCTGTACGTTTGGTGACAAAACTGACGTTACATGGGTAAACAGGCACAAATTAGAAGTTAAAAAAGCAATTAACGAAAAAGGACAATTAACGGAAATCTGCGGAAAATACGCCGGTAAAAAGTCAGATGATGCGAGAAAAGAAATTATTTCTGATTTAATTTCTGAAAATTACATGATAAAACAGGAACCTCTCGAACAAAACGTTGGTTCATGCTGGAGATGTAAAACACCTATCGAAATCATTGTTGGGGACCAGTGGTTTGTAAACGTTACAAAATTATTAAATGAAGTAGAAAACGCTGCAAACGAAATATCTTGGGTTCCCGAACACATGAAAGCAAGGCTCATGAAATGGATTGAAGATATGGGCTGGGACTGGTGTATTTCAAGACAGAGATTGTTTGCAACCCCTATTCCAGTATGGTACTGTAAAGACTGTGGAGAAGTTATTGTAGCTAAACCTGAAGATTTACCAATAGATCCAACAAAAGAAAGTCCATACACCTGCAAATGCGGAAACTCAGACCTTGTTGCAGAAACTGATGTATTAGATACATGGATGGATTCATCAATTACTCCATTAGTTATAGCAGGATGGCTTGAAGATGAAGAATTTTTCAAAAAACACTACCCTGTTCAATTGAGACCTCAAGGCCACGATATCATCAGAACTTGGGCATTTTACACAATGGTTAGATCACTTGCAATTACTGGAGAAAAACCATGGGATGAAATCGTAATTAACGGAATGGTTTTCGGTGAAGATGGATTTAAGATGAGTAAAAGTAGGGGAAACGTTGTAGAACCTGGAGAAATTACTAAAACTTACGGTGCAGATGCTTTAAGGTTATGGGCTTCAAACAGCACTATTGGAAAAGATGTTCCATTTGCCTGGAAAGAAGTTGAATATGGCGGAAGATTTTTGCGAAAAATATGGAATGCGTGTAAATTTGCAAAAATGAACATTTCAGATGAAACAATTTCCAAATTAAAATCATTAAAAAGTATTTCAATTGAAAATCCAGTTGATTTATGGATTTTGAGTAAGTTGAATAATTTAATTTCAAAAGTTTCCGAGGACCTTGGAAATTACAAAATAAACACAGTTGTAGAAATTCAGAAATTTTTATGGCACGAATTCTGCGACAACTACATTGAAATGGTAAAACACAGGCTCTATAATAAGGAAGAATCTGAAAGCGCCCAACAAGAAAAATTAATGGCCCAACACACGCTTTACAAAGTAATTACAGAATCTGTAAAATTACTTACGCCATTTACACCACACTTTGCAGAAATCGTTGGAGAAATCTATGAAATTGATGATTTGCATACATCATGGCCATTTGCAGATGAAAGCTTGATAAGTTTAGAAAACGAATTTGTCGGAGAAGTTGCAAAAAATACAGTTGCATCAATTAGAAGATATAAATCAAACAAAGGAATGCCACTTAATTCAGAATTAAACAAAGTTGAAATGTACGTAAGCGATAAAAAAGACTTTGATGCTCTTTCAAAAGTTTCCAAAGATGTTAAAAAATCTTTAAAAATTAAAGAACTTGAACTAAATCTTGGAAAACCGCTCCTGGAACAAAAAATTTCAGAAGTAACCCCTAACAAATCCAAAATCGGTCCAGAATTTAAAAAAGATGCTGGAAAAGTAACTGCATTTATTAAAGAAGCAGATGCAGAAACAATTGAAAAAATCCTTTCAGAAGGAATTGAAACCGAATTTGGTGCTTTAAACAAAGAACACATCAAAGAAGTAAAAAGAGCGATATATAACAAAGGAGAAATTGTTGAAACTGCAGATATCGACAGTTTAATTGATACCATTGCAATAATTCAATAA
- a CDS encoding AzlD domain-containing protein, whose amino-acid sequence MSREEMVLLVIFMAIVTYIPRMLPIVLFKDAKLPHFWRAFFSYIPYAALASLIFPGIIYSTGNIYSAVFGGIVSLILAYYRLNVIIVVFGGIIGAYLAQMLI is encoded by the coding sequence ATGAGTAGGGAAGAAATGGTATTATTAGTAATATTCATGGCAATTGTAACGTATATTCCAAGAATGCTTCCGATCGTGCTGTTTAAAGATGCAAAACTGCCACATTTTTGGAGGGCATTTTTTAGCTACATCCCTTACGCGGCTCTTGCATCTTTAATCTTTCCTGGGATAATCTATTCAACCGGAAATATCTATTCAGCAGTTTTTGGAGGAATTGTTTCTTTAATCCTCGCATACTATCGATTAAACGTGATAATTGTTGTATTTGGCGGGATAATTGGTGCATATCTGGCACAAATGTTGATTTAA
- the dph5 gene encoding diphthine synthase has product MLVMAGLGLYDERDVTLKTLDFAKKVDKIYAEFYTAILTGTTMEKIESTLQKPITVLDREKVEYETNKLIDEAKDNDIMFLTAGDPMVATTHVDIAVEARKKGIEVVIINAPSIYSAIGITGLQLYKFGKTTSIVFPEPNYFPETPYDVIKDNLKLGYHTLCLLDIQADKERFMTANEGLDALLKIEEKRKENVISGETKVAVVARAGSINPGLYYGKIKDLLNYDFKSPLHCVIIPGKLHFMEEDALKYLFENI; this is encoded by the coding sequence ATGCTTGTAATGGCAGGACTTGGACTTTACGATGAAAGAGACGTTACACTAAAAACGCTTGACTTTGCAAAAAAAGTTGATAAAATTTACGCTGAATTTTACACGGCAATACTTACCGGAACAACAATGGAAAAAATTGAAAGTACGCTTCAAAAACCAATAACTGTTTTGGATCGAGAAAAAGTAGAGTATGAAACGAATAAATTAATTGATGAAGCAAAAGATAACGATATAATGTTTTTAACTGCAGGAGACCCAATGGTTGCAACAACGCACGTTGATATAGCAGTTGAGGCCAGAAAAAAAGGAATCGAAGTTGTAATTATAAATGCTCCTTCAATTTACTCGGCAATAGGAATTACTGGACTTCAATTATACAAATTTGGAAAAACAACGTCAATAGTATTTCCTGAACCAAATTATTTCCCGGAAACCCCTTACGACGTTATAAAAGATAATTTAAAATTAGGGTACCACACACTCTGCCTTTTAGATATTCAGGCAGATAAGGAAAGATTCATGACTGCAAATGAAGGATTGGATGCACTTTTAAAAATTGAAGAAAAAAGAAAAGAAAACGTAATTTCGGGTGAAACAAAAGTTGCAGTTGTAGCAAGGGCTGGAAGTATTAATCCCGGGCTGTACTATGGAAAAATAAAAGATCTTTTAAATTATGATTTTAAAAGCCCGCTTCACTGTGTGATAATTCCTGGAAAACTTCACTTCATGGAAGAAGATGCTTTAAAATACTTATTTGAAAATATTTAA
- a CDS encoding radical SAM protein, with translation MKFLILDGYTDEPAGLGVPPYIGMYPRYAAGVLYKFKHDVDYITIDKLREELKKGYDFNRYDVVIAICGFHTPGKYLNANPATLREFVSILYNFKGLKILGGPVATKFGSSLEGGKIKDESNLKYFFDVISEGDLDAVLHDLLKNNLNPEKTDGTRLRTYDELDEFAKIGAKIVKLHPNYPNIIAEIETYRGCARAFSGGCSFCTEPRRYGSPKFRNSRDIIEEVRNLYENGIKYFRIGRQPCMFSYMAKDVENTDVPVPNVLEIEKLFKGITSVSKPDVLHIDNANPSVIARHEKEGREIAKILVRHCTPGNVAAFGVESFDEKVISKNCLLTEPEDVLKAVNILNEIGGKRGENGMPHLLPGINLLSGLKGESNDTFEINYDYLKEIYDSENILRRINIRQVVPFFGTDITVKDVEKAKKRKNLFLKFKEKIRTQIDNPMLKRMLPTETILKNVLVEVKEKNDLYFGRQFGSYPILIGIAEKNVEIGKFVDIKVTGYGRRSITGKIVK, from the coding sequence ATGAAATTTTTAATTCTTGATGGATATACGGATGAACCCGCAGGACTTGGAGTTCCGCCATATATTGGAATGTATCCAAGATATGCGGCGGGAGTTCTTTACAAATTTAAACACGACGTTGATTATATCACAATCGATAAATTGCGAGAAGAACTTAAAAAAGGATATGATTTTAATAGATACGATGTAGTTATTGCGATATGTGGGTTTCACACCCCTGGAAAGTACTTAAATGCAAACCCTGCAACATTGAGAGAATTTGTATCGATTTTGTATAATTTTAAAGGTTTAAAGATATTGGGTGGCCCTGTTGCAACTAAATTTGGTTCATCCCTTGAGGGCGGAAAAATAAAAGATGAATCAAATTTGAAATATTTCTTTGACGTGATTTCTGAAGGCGATTTAGATGCTGTTTTACACGATCTTTTAAAAAACAATCTAAACCCTGAAAAAACAGATGGAACAAGGCTTAGAACTTACGATGAACTCGATGAGTTTGCTAAAATTGGGGCAAAAATTGTAAAACTCCATCCAAACTATCCAAATATTATTGCAGAAATTGAGACATACCGGGGCTGTGCAAGGGCATTTAGTGGAGGATGTAGTTTTTGTACGGAACCAAGACGATATGGTTCTCCAAAATTTAGAAATTCGAGAGATATAATTGAAGAAGTAAGAAATCTCTATGAAAACGGAATTAAATATTTTAGAATTGGAAGACAGCCCTGCATGTTTTCATATATGGCAAAAGATGTGGAAAACACAGATGTTCCAGTACCTAATGTTTTAGAGATAGAAAAACTCTTTAAAGGAATAACTTCAGTTTCAAAACCTGACGTTTTACATATTGACAATGCAAACCCTTCTGTTATTGCAAGACATGAAAAAGAGGGGCGAGAAATTGCAAAAATACTTGTAAGACACTGTACTCCTGGAAACGTTGCAGCTTTTGGGGTGGAAAGTTTTGATGAAAAAGTAATTTCAAAAAACTGCCTTTTAACTGAACCAGAAGATGTTTTAAAAGCTGTTAATATTTTAAATGAAATTGGCGGAAAAAGGGGGGAAAATGGAATGCCACATCTTCTTCCAGGGATAAATTTACTTTCAGGGTTAAAAGGGGAATCAAACGATACTTTTGAGATAAATTACGATTATTTAAAAGAGATATATGATTCAGAAAATATTCTTAGACGGATAAATATACGGCAGGTAGTTCCATTTTTTGGAACCGATATAACAGTTAAAGATGTTGAAAAAGCAAAAAAACGAAAAAATTTATTTTTGAAGTTTAAGGAAAAAATAAGAACCCAAATAGATAACCCGATGTTAAAAAGGATGCTTCCAACAGAAACGATATTAAAAAATGTGCTAGTTGAAGTTAAGGAGAAAAATGATCTTTATTTTGGAAGGCAGTTTGGAAGCTACCCGATATTGATAGGAATTGCTGAGAAAAACGTTGAAATTGGAAAATTTGTTGATATAAAAGTAACGGGCTATGGAAGAAGGTCCATAACTGGAAAAATAGTAAAATAA
- a CDS encoding universal stress protein, translated as MAYKKIIMPTDGSKISIEAAEQAIDLAKATDGRVYGIYVIDIVPFVGLPTEGLWESMKEVLEKEGHTALRTLTDIAREKGVEIKTEILEGTPSKEIVEYAEAKNADLIVMGTTGKTGLDKLLLGSVAERVLKKSHCPVLLVKSSE; from the coding sequence ATGGCTTATAAAAAAATTATTATGCCCACAGACGGATCAAAAATATCAATAGAAGCTGCAGAGCAGGCAATTGATTTGGCAAAAGCTACTGATGGAAGGGTTTACGGAATTTATGTAATCGACATCGTTCCATTCGTAGGACTCCCTACCGAAGGGCTTTGGGAAAGCATGAAGGAAGTTTTAGAAAAAGAAGGTCACACCGCGCTTAGAACTTTAACAGACATTGCGAGAGAAAAAGGCGTTGAAATAAAGACTGAAATTTTGGAAGGAACTCCATCAAAAGAAATTGTTGAATATGCAGAAGCTAAGAACGCAGATTTAATTGTCATGGGTACAACTGGAAAAACAGGACTCGATAAATTATTACTTGGAAGCGTTGCAGAGAGGGTTTTGAAAAAATCACACTGCCCGGTACTTTTAGTGAAATCTTCTGAATAA
- a CDS encoding endonuclease III domain-containing protein, translating into MEYKETFQKIYDHLFNLYGPQGWWPLLEVNGCNPTKTGSVNGYHPNNYDYPKTKNQCFEICVGAILTQNTSWPSVEKSLKNLRNLIEITPENIHNLDIEQLKEAIKPSGYYNQKSIRLKSFSEFFTKLNNVPTREELLKLNGVGPETADSMLLYAFKVPSFVVDTYTKRILINLNLIEGSEKYDKIKGLFEENIPKNLEIYQEYHALIVEHAKNYYRKKENYCKCPLLKIIR; encoded by the coding sequence ATGGAATATAAAGAAACTTTCCAAAAAATTTACGACCATTTATTTAATTTATACGGGCCACAAGGCTGGTGGCCACTTTTGGAAGTAAATGGATGTAATCCAACAAAAACTGGCTCGGTAAATGGATACCATCCAAATAATTATGATTATCCAAAAACAAAAAATCAGTGTTTTGAAATCTGCGTCGGTGCAATTTTAACCCAGAACACGTCTTGGCCATCTGTTGAAAAATCATTGAAAAATTTAAGGAACTTAATAGAAATAACTCCTGAAAATATACATAATTTGGATATTGAACAGTTAAAAGAAGCAATTAAACCAAGTGGATACTACAATCAAAAATCGATACGTTTAAAAAGTTTTTCAGAATTTTTTACAAAATTAAATAATGTTCCAACGCGAGAAGAACTGCTAAAATTAAACGGGGTTGGCCCTGAAACTGCAGATTCAATGCTTTTGTATGCATTTAAAGTTCCCAGTTTTGTAGTTGATACATATACAAAAAGAATACTGATTAACTTAAATTTAATTGAAGGTAGCGAAAAATACGATAAAATTAAAGGATTATTCGAAGAAAATATTCCAAAAAACCTTGAAATATATCAAGAATATCACGCACTGATTGTTGAGCATGCTAAAAATTACTACCGAAAAAAAGAAAATTATTGCAAATGTCCACTTCTAAAAATAATAAGATAA
- a CDS encoding cation:proton antiporter produces MDTYFLFFIILTSIFIVPQILKRFNVPTITATMLAGILIGPFGLNIIQTSTTLDTFAAFGVIFLMFLAGLEVDNETLKDEFKNSLVLSLFSMLIPSIGGYLIGQYFGLDFIGSLLYAVIFSSHSVGIVYALMDELGLIKSRFGTTVISASVVIDLISLIVISILIKMGGSGITSDIIPFVVLIAAYIIALLIIIPLISKLILKELKKFHVQKIHFILLIILISIIVGEHIGIHPIIGAFIIGIAVSEELTKEEHDQVLNENLNAIGYGIFIPLFFLNLGMTTDISVIFNFDNISLIIVSVVTLIGLKISSGYFSLRILDYDKLKSFCGGLLTVPSLTASLVGATLGRDLGILPEKFFVSVVVIALLTSTVAPIYVKSLVSKNYDKLKLN; encoded by the coding sequence ATGGACACTTATTTTTTATTTTTTATCATTCTAACTTCGATATTCATCGTACCTCAAATCCTGAAAAGGTTCAATGTCCCGACAATTACTGCCACAATGCTTGCAGGAATACTTATCGGACCGTTTGGATTAAATATAATTCAGACCAGCACAACTCTTGACACTTTCGCAGCATTTGGAGTAATATTTTTGATGTTTTTGGCGGGGCTGGAAGTCGATAATGAAACACTTAAAGATGAATTTAAAAATTCCTTAGTTTTAAGCTTATTTTCCATGTTAATCCCCTCAATTGGAGGATATTTAATCGGACAGTATTTTGGACTTGATTTTATTGGTTCATTACTTTATGCAGTAATATTTTCTTCACACTCAGTTGGAATCGTCTACGCACTCATGGATGAACTTGGACTCATAAAATCTCGATTCGGAACGACCGTAATTAGTGCATCTGTTGTAATCGACCTTATAAGTTTAATTGTTATTTCAATATTAATTAAAATGGGTGGAAGCGGGATAACTTCTGATATTATTCCATTTGTAGTTCTTATTGCGGCATATATCATTGCACTTCTCATAATAATTCCATTAATTTCAAAATTAATATTAAAAGAGCTTAAAAAGTTTCACGTACAAAAAATCCACTTTATATTGCTTATAATACTAATTTCAATTATTGTTGGAGAACATATTGGAATTCACCCGATAATTGGCGCATTTATCATCGGAATTGCAGTTTCAGAAGAACTTACAAAAGAAGAACACGATCAGGTATTAAATGAAAACTTAAATGCAATTGGTTATGGAATATTTATCCCATTATTCTTCTTAAATTTAGGAATGACTACAGATATCAGCGTAATCTTTAATTTTGACAATATAAGCCTTATAATTGTATCAGTTGTAACATTAATAGGCCTTAAAATTAGTTCAGGATATTTTTCACTTAGAATTTTAGATTATGACAAATTAAAAAGTTTTTGTGGGGGCCTTTTGACCGTTCCATCCCTTACTGCCTCACTTGTTGGTGCAACCCTTGGAAGAGACCTTGGGATACTTCCTGAAAAATTCTTTGTCTCTGTTGTGGTCATAGCACTTTTAACTTCAACAGTTGCTCCAATATACGTTAAAAGCTTGGTTTCTAAAAATTACGACAAATTAAAATTAAATTAA